GAATGTTGATAACTAAGTGGAATAGTTAGGGGTGTGTCTCAGAGGCCCCTCAGTTTAGATCTTAGTGTCTcttaatgactatttttatttctatctctctgtttcttactTTTTCTCTTATATCTTTGTTTCTCCACCAATTTACatgacaaattaatttttttttagatgggTAAAACATTGTCTGTCAGCTTCCTATTTCAGCATCTGTGGGGTAAAAGAACTTCCCTGTTGTGTTAAAGAATTCCACAGTGCTAATTATGTATATGGCAGGGGATTCTTTAGGTTGTGGAAAAAACGTTACTAATCTCTGGATCTCTGGATCTCTGAGGAAGGATAGAGTAGGGATCTTGGCCAAGAAGAGAGCCTATTATATAAGAAACCAAGGGGAATCACATACCTGACTTTTTGTGTCGCTTGTAGTAATACAGGAGAACAACAGCAATTATAGTGACCACAACCACAAGGACCAGTATTATTGCGATTGCATTCACGGGGCTCAccttccctcctgatcttggaAGAGAGAGATCTCAAGATACACACTTCTTGTCTATCCCCCACCCTCTCCCTACCCTCCATTATTGTTAAATTAGCCTTGCCTCAGGCTTCCCGTTTACTTCTCCCTTATCTTTAGTAGTCAAACATCCTCCTAGTCTCAGCTTCCCagatttcttgccttcttttagTCTCAGCTCCAagcccaccttctacaagaagcctttcccaatcccccttaattctactatcttccctctgagatgagcTTCAATTGATCTATATATTTTGGATTATACAGAGTTGCTTGGATGTTATTTTCCCCatcagactgtaaactccttaaagtcagagacaatttttttctttctttgtgtctagAGAACTAAAAATAGTATGGGgcctgacacttaataaatgcttgtatatTTTTTGTTGACTTGATCCAGTCTCCTTCACTCTACTGATGGAGGCCTTCACTCATAACCTGGCAGATGGGGCCCTAGAGCCAGAAGAAAAGGACACTCCTCAGGCCTCTCTTCCAGGGAGGGGCCATGTGTGCAGGCTTACACAGTCTCTGCCTGGATACAGAACTATCTTGAAGGAGATGGCCTGGGAGATGACAGTGGATAGGTTGTGGGGTTCTAAGAGTACTTTATAAATTTTGTACGTGGATGACCATCTCCCCCTACTTAGGGGGTTCCGTTGGTATTCTGGGGTCAGCTGAAAAATTGTTGAAAAGCTTTCTTCTTAAAGCTTATCACTTGGGAGCTGTGGTTTCCAAAGGAGGTGAGCATGGAGAAACTGAACCTCTGGTTAGGACTGCTAAAAACCCTGCCCATCTGACCTGGTCTCCACAAAGTGAGACTGCCATGACTCTCCAAAGCTCTTTGCCTGGACTGGAATTACTGAGAGTGGTGGTATGGCATAGTATAAAGGGtgggcttggaataaggaagacccaCATTCAGGTCCTGCTGCTATGTTATCATAGGGATGTCACATCTGTCTCAGTCTCAATTTATTAcctctaaaataataataacatataataacaaataataatgcATGTGGGTGGGGTTTTTTGGTGGAGATTCAATGAATGCTTCATAAACCTAGAAATGCCATCTAAATGTcaattattcctattttctctttctagcATTTCCTTGTCCACCCCTTAAGAACCACATAAGCTCAGTCCTAGATGTCTGTCTTTTCCTCTCAATGCCTTGGCCAAGTCTCCTTACCTTGGACAGTGATCACCACAGTTGCAGATGCATGGGAAGTTTGCCCCGTGACCCCTGTACAGAAGTAAGATCCACTGTGAGTATAGTTCACTTTGGAGACAACGTAGTCGAAACTCTGAAATTCATACTTTAAGGCAATGTTATTCTGGTAGTATATGACTTTGTGCAGTGGTTTGTTTCTCCAACTGTGGCACCTCAGGATCATCGTGTCACCTTCCATGAATTCTAATCTTTCTACTTGGAGTAGCAGCCAATCTGAAAGACAAACACAGAGGCCACTGGCTCAGGACATTTCAGTTGGACCTAGAGCCTTGGGCCATCTAAGACTTCCTGCCAtctccaaagagaaagaaaagcaaacttcATCATGAGCAATGATTCCAACTGCCAGTTGAGGGCATGAGAATGTcctttgttgtttgtccttgatGTCTTGGCTCAAGGGTGTACTGGAGTTAAGGGGGGGAAGGGGGTTTGCACAAACTCATCAGattcactcttccagagtcattaaaatCCAGTGCTAAgacaaaaattagaatggcaagCAAAGGCCCAGGATGAAGTGAAAGATCCTGGCATCTTTgctgtctgaccaagctctaagcacaccacagtgcctgcttcagcccatggccattggaataagATGTTCTTATCTGCCCTCTGTACTGgcagaagtcttcacatacttggggcaGATGCCCCACTAACTTGTCAATGGGTTTGTGGCTAGTTGGTTACTCTCCACCTCATTAGTCCATCTGCCAAGAGGGAGAATTGAAGTCAAATAgacactaaaggtggatgagcagcgcAGAGATGGATCtagcaaaccctcacaccagaggtactagtcctccttAAATAATCATTCAGCACACATAAGAGCCCAAGAAATGGGGAGAATGTGCAATAAGACAAACATGGAGGCAACTTGGGAGGAACTAAAGAACTAGGCAGAGACCTAAACGTTTTAGAGAGTATGAGGTCATTTATAATCTGGAGCCCTAATCCTCAACCCACAGGGGATGCTAGTAGAGCATGGTGAACTGACCATGGGACTATACTGCTCaaccaactccagtggctccccattgcctctaggaaaaaaatgcaaattcctttGTTAGCTTCAAAAGGCCTTTATAATTTAGCCAGCTTCATTGGACATGACTCTTCCCTCCCTTGGATTTCAGCACCcagtccttctctctcttcctctcatgcTACCTTCAGCTCCCCACTCCAGGCTTTTCTGCTGCCCCTTTCTATATTGAGTCATATtgcctatgcctggaatgcagtcCCTCTTTACCTTCTCCTCATAAAGTCCCTCTCTTCCTATAAGACACAGCTCAGGCAATATATTagtgcatgaagcctttcctggtcctcttaATTGCTAGTACCCTTCCTTCCAAAATTCCCTGTCTTCATTTGTACATGTAAATTGTACAgtatgttgtatgtatgtatatatatagtataaataataTACGTGTATACGTGTAAATATACATTACATGTACTTATTACCCCCCCCCTTAGAAGGTAAGCTATTTGAGACATGGGATTGTCTCATTCTCTATACTTATATTTCCAGGGCTTAGTACATGGGAGGCCTTTAATAAGGACTTCTTGATTGATTTAATGTAGGTCCCTTGTCTCCTGGTCACTTGCAGGTGGGGGAGGGAGTTCAGGAAATTTCCTGGCAGAAATGAGTCGTGAAAATAGAGTCAGTGAGAAAAACTGAGAACAAGACAAGCTAAACTTGCACCTCAGGAAGGGCAGCAGTGAAAAGGAGAATTAAAATACCTTGTGAATTTCTCAGGAACTCTCCCATCCACTTGCATTGGCATATTAGTTCTGCCAATAAACAGGATATGTCCCTTTCCAGGCTGTACTGTAAGCAGATTtcaaccctcccctccccctccgtCTTACCCCAGGCTCCTTGCTTCACTTACCACTAAACACCTGTAGTTTCACAGGGCTGCTGAGGGCTGTGTGTTCTGTCCGACACTGGTATTCCCCACCATCCTCTGTGTTGACAGCTGGGATGAAGTAGGAGTCCTGGTGGATGGGGAGAGCTGACCCATTGTGGAACCATTCAATGGATTCCTTTCCAGGGGTCTGGAACCCTTCACAAGTGAAAGTCACATTGTCCCCTCGAAGCACATTGAACCATGGGGGCTCCAGGGTCAGTACTGCCCTTGGGGGACCTGATGGGTAGAGGAGAGGGGAATGAAGAAAAGGAGTCCCCAAGGAGGCATCAGATTCCAGATGTGAAGGGAGGACACCAGAGACAGGCACAGAGAACAGAATGGAGCATATTTAGAGGGCTGTGGAGGAGACAAAAGGTCAGAGCTGGGTCAGCTGCTGGTGGCAGTTTTCTCACACATTGATGCCACACTGAGTCATGAAGCTACAGGGCCTTTTCCAGACGGGTGGGCAGCTCCCTAGGGATTCCTTGGGTCCCATTTGATTggtaaaaagcaaacaaacaaacataagaaTAATAACCAAAAACCAGAACACCCCAAGAGCTCTCATCTTCTTCTCAGAGGGAACCCATTTCAGGGAAAGGCAGACTGAATGATCTGGAAGATCAGTCTCCAAAATCTAGGGGAAACCCTGAAAAGTTCTGGGATCAGTTTTGTTCTGTGGGAAGGATAGGGATCCATTTATTGAGGAAGCGCTCTTCctgcaggaagagagagagtcaCATTTGCCTCCATTCCAAGGCCAGGAACCCCAGCCCCTACTACCTGCTAGCCTCATCAATGGATCTGAGTGTCTGCCCCCA
The DNA window shown above is from Notamacropus eugenii isolate mMacEug1 chromosome 2, mMacEug1.pri_v2, whole genome shotgun sequence and carries:
- the LOC140529854 gene encoding low affinity immunoglobulin gamma Fc region receptor II-b-like isoform X1, translated to MGGLWRPQPIMSTSSVLLWVTLLCLAPAIRSNGPPRAVLTLEPPWFNVLRGDNVTFTCEGFQTPGKESIEWFHNGSALPIHQDSYFIPAVNTEDGGEYQCRTEHTALSSPVKLQVFSDWLLLQVERLEFMEGDTMILRCHSWRNKPLHKVIYYQNNIALKYEFQSFDYVVSKVNYTHSGSYFCTGVTGQTSHASATVVITVQGGKVSPVNAIAIILVLVVVVTIIAVVLLYYYKRHKKSVHTPGETERIEVENSMSYSLLKHTDNPEEEASGRSTYQNH
- the LOC140529854 gene encoding low affinity immunoglobulin gamma Fc region receptor II-like isoform X2, which translates into the protein MGGLWRPQPIMSTSSVLLWVTLLCLAPAIRSNGPPRAVLTLEPPWFNVLRGDNVTFTCEGFQTPGKESIEWFHNGSALPIHQDSYFIPAVNTEDGGEYQCRTEHTALSSPVKLQVFSDWLLLQVERLEFMEGDTMILRCHSWRNKPLHKVIYYQNNIALKYEFQSFDYVVSKVNYTHSGSYFCTGVTGQTSHASATVVITVQVHTPGETERIEVENSMSYSLLKHTDNPEEEASGRSTYQNH